The Thermomicrobiales bacterium genome segment CCGCTAGTCCAGCGAGTCCACGCCGCGCCGCCCGAACCAGGTGACGATGAGCCAGATGAGGATCATCAGGAGGGCGAGCTCGGCGATCCGCCACCAGGAGAGCGTGAACTCGCTGCTCCATCCGTCGGAAGCGGGCGCAGGGGTTGCGGTGGGGGTGGCGGTAGCGGTCGCTTCCGGGGTCGGAGTAGGGGTTGCGGTTGGTTCGGCTGTGGGCGATGCAAGACCCGGTTCCATCGCAGCTGCTGGGGCGGCCGGCGCCTCTTGCATAGCGGAACTTGTGAACCCGTCTTCGACCGGTGCTGAATCGGCAGCGGATTCGCTCATCGACTCGCCATCCGGTTCATCGCTCGTTTCTGCGGCAGTTTGCGCGCCACCACCCGTGGCACTCTCCTGGAGCGCGCTGTCCGGCTCTGGCGCGGCGTTGCCGGCTGTTTCCACACGGCCCGAAGGCTCGGTTGCAGCGGTTTGGGGAGCCTCGAACGTGGGAGCAGGCACATCGGCTTCCTGCTTCACCGTGGTGGGTCCCATGCTCTCCTGCGCGATCTGGTTGGTCAGCACGTCGAATGCCGTTACGGAAATGAACAACAACGCTACGGCGATCGTTGCAGCCTTGATTGCTGGCACGCCGGGAAGCAGGCGTTCGGCAAACCGGTCGAGCCAGCTCTGTTTCGGCTCCGGCAGCCTTGCTTGCGCTGGTGTGAGCTGGAACGACCTGCGCGGCATGACACTCGGGGCTTGCCGGAGCGCGGAAACGGTGGCCAGCAGCGTCTGATAGCGCTCCTCGCAAGACGCGCATCCGGCGAGGTGGGCCTGGGCCTTGTCAGCGTCGCGTCCGGCCAACGTTCCATCCACCAGCTCGTTGAGCTCGGCATCGGTCAGGTGGTCTTGGGGGTGGTTCGCTTGGCGTTCGTTGGTCGGCATCGTCAGTCGCTTTCTCTGGTAGAAGAACGACCCGCCGTCAGGAGAAGTTCCCGCCCAGCGGGCGATGCGGTAATGAGATCGCGTAGCTTGGCCCGGCCGCGAAACAAGCGCGATTTCACGGTGCCGATGGAGATGGCCATGACTTCGGCTGCTTCGGCCAGCGGTAACCCCTGAATGTCGCACAACGTCACTGCCAACCGCTGCTCATCCGGGATCTGGGCGAGCGCGGCTTCGAGCATGCGGCCCAGGTCTCCGGTTTCGGCGAACCGCACCGGATCGACCGGATCGCTCTGGGTGCTCCAGTCTGGTTCGGTTTCGAACTCGGCGGCGTCGAGTGAGCCGGTCGGTTTGCGCCCTTTCGAACGCAAGACGTCGTAGCAGGTATTGGTGGCAATGCGCAGCAGCCAGGGCCGAACTGCGCCGCCCTTGAACGACTTGGCGTTGGTCCACGCTTTGATGAACGCGTCCTGACTCGCGTCTTCGGCTTCCGGCAGGGTGCCGAGCATGCGCCAGCAGAGGTTCAGCACCGAGCGCTCGTGCCGGGTCACGAGCTGATTGAAGGCGTCCAGGTCTCCCTTGGCAGCCGCAAAAATGAGCCGCTCATCCTGATCCCGTTCGGGATCGGTGGGCGGGTCGGCCTGCTTGCCGCGCCGGAAGACCATGCGTGCGTGACTAGCTCGGCGCCCAGGGACGCAGATCGAGCTTTTCGAGCACGGCGGGATTGGCCACCGTGCGTGGAAGCATGCCGCGCAACGCGCAAAGCGCGGCATTGAGCGTATCGATGCGCACCTGCACTTTGGACCGCTCGGAGTAGTAGGCGTCGTGCGGAGTCAGAATCACATTCGGCAGCGCATAGAGCGGAGAATCGGCTGGCAACGGCTCGGGTACGACGACATCGAGTCCTGCAGCGAAGAGGCGACCCTCGCTGAGCGCCGCGATGATGGCCTCTATATCCACGATGGCGCCCCGCGCGGTGTTGACCAGCACAGCAGTTGGCTTGACGCGCGCGAAGAACGCCGTGCCGATCATTCCGCGGGTCTCATCGGTGAGCGGGCAATGCAACGTGATGATGTCCGACCTTGCTGCCAGTTCGTCCAGTGATACGAGTTCGACCCCGGCCGTTGCGACCACCGCCGGGTCGAGATAGGGATCGTTGACGACAATGCGGGAGCCGAACGGCTTCACTCGCCTGCCCACCGCTTGCCCGATTCGCCCGAAGCCGACGATGCCAACGGTCAACTCGCGCAGCGGCGGCATGG includes the following:
- a CDS encoding zf-HC2 domain-containing protein, whose protein sequence is MPTNERQANHPQDHLTDAELNELVDGTLAGRDADKAQAHLAGCASCEERYQTLLATVSALRQAPSVMPRRSFQLTPAQARLPEPKQSWLDRFAERLLPGVPAIKAATIAVALLFISVTAFDVLTNQIAQESMGPTTVKQEADVPAPTFEAPQTAATEPSGRVETAGNAAPEPDSALQESATGGGAQTAAETSDEPDGESMSESAADSAPVEDGFTSSAMQEAPAAPAAAMEPGLASPTAEPTATPTPTPEATATATPTATPAPASDGWSSEFTLSWWRIAELALLMILIWLIVTWFGRRGVDSLD
- a CDS encoding sigma-70 family RNA polymerase sigma factor — translated: MVFRRGKQADPPTDPERDQDERLIFAAAKGDLDAFNQLVTRHERSVLNLCWRMLGTLPEAEDASQDAFIKAWTNAKSFKGGAVRPWLLRIATNTCYDVLRSKGRKPTGSLDAAEFETEPDWSTQSDPVDPVRFAETGDLGRMLEAALAQIPDEQRLAVTLCDIQGLPLAEAAEVMAISIGTVKSRLFRGRAKLRDLITASPAGRELLLTAGRSSTRESD
- a CDS encoding C-terminal binding protein yields the protein ELVSGVVNSPDELIALAKDADSLVVSSREAVPRIVIENLDRCRAITRMSVGIDHVDLDAATDHGIVVSHCPDYCTDEVADHAMALILALNRQIVFTNEDLHKGAWVDRSYHTREILRGPMPPLRELTVGIVGFGRIGQAVGRRVKPFGSRIVVNDPYLDPAVVATAGVELVSLDELAARSDIITLHCPLTDETRGMIGTAFFARVKPTAVLVNTARGAIVDIEAIIAALSEGRLFAAGLDVVVPEPLPADSPLYALPNVILTPHDAYYSERSKVQVRIDTLNAALCALRGMLPRTVANPAVLEKLDLRPWAPS